A single window of Archangium gephyra DNA harbors:
- a CDS encoding M57 family metalloprotease, which translates to MRKLSMALLAGVALVGCGGPEVAEQKTQSWEEFRASAINDEGDVYVVNGDEAVQGLENLRSYYDNFVANGDVGATEGGLAVYYIGSDIKYSATQARNLTYCISSSTFGTRYSTMVSAMNSATAAWEATANVNFIHSSSYDSNCTASQTGVFFDVRMVSGQSYLARAFFPNSSRSGRNVLVDSSSFGSISPWTLTGVLRHELGHVLGFRHEHTRSTASGCYEDANWRGLTTYDRYSVMHYPQCNGLQTGDLVLTSSDKTGARALYP; encoded by the coding sequence ATGCGTAAGCTTTCCATGGCGTTGCTGGCTGGTGTGGCTCTCGTTGGTTGCGGTGGGCCCGAGGTCGCCGAGCAGAAGACCCAGTCGTGGGAGGAGTTCAGGGCCTCGGCCATCAATGACGAGGGCGACGTGTACGTCGTCAACGGCGACGAGGCCGTGCAGGGCCTCGAGAACCTGCGCTCGTACTATGACAACTTCGTCGCCAACGGCGACGTGGGCGCCACCGAGGGCGGTCTGGCCGTGTACTACATCGGCAGCGACATCAAGTACAGCGCCACCCAGGCCCGCAACCTCACCTACTGCATCAGCTCCTCCACCTTCGGCACGCGCTACAGCACCATGGTGAGCGCGATGAACAGCGCGACCGCGGCCTGGGAGGCCACGGCCAACGTCAACTTCATCCACTCCAGCAGCTACGACTCCAACTGCACCGCGTCCCAGACGGGCGTCTTCTTCGACGTGCGCATGGTGAGCGGCCAGTCCTACCTGGCGCGCGCGTTCTTCCCGAACTCCAGCCGCTCGGGCCGCAACGTCCTGGTGGACAGCAGCTCCTTCGGCAGCATCTCGCCCTGGACCCTCACGGGCGTGCTCCGCCACGAGCTGGGCCACGTGCTGGGCTTCCGTCACGAGCACACCCGCTCCACCGCCTCGGGCTGCTACGAGGACGCCAACTGGCGCGGCCTGACCACGTACGACCGCTACTCGGTCATGCACTACCCCCAGTGCAACGGCCTGCAGACGGGCGACCTCGTGCTCACCTCGTCCGACAAGACCGGCGCCCGCGCCCTGTACCCGTAA
- a CDS encoding DUF5335 domain-containing protein, translated as MQHTREIPREGWADYLLLLSTIERDQQVRILAEGPELGDQTVAWNLPLVEISVEEKGSEEGAIEVTVGHPGEELTHRIARPVHVWAEESDTGELACLDIEDEDHVKTLIHFESRELLEEASAPA; from the coding sequence ATGCAGCACACGCGAGAGATTCCCCGGGAGGGGTGGGCCGACTACCTCCTCCTGCTGAGCACCATCGAGCGCGACCAGCAGGTCCGCATCCTGGCCGAGGGGCCGGAGCTGGGAGACCAGACGGTGGCGTGGAACCTGCCGCTGGTGGAGATCTCCGTCGAGGAGAAGGGCAGCGAGGAGGGCGCCATCGAGGTGACGGTGGGCCATCCCGGCGAGGAGCTCACCCACCGGATTGCGCGCCCGGTACACGTCTGGGCCGAGGAGAGCGACACCGGGGAGCTCGCCTGCCTCGACATCGAGGACGAGGACCACGTGAAGACGCTCATCCACTTCGAGTCGCGGGAGCTGCTCGAGGAGGCCTCGGCCCCGGCGTGA
- a CDS encoding DUF5666 domain-containing protein, translating to MHKWTWSLAAVALLGLASGCKERTSETPGPESGSKVVSGNQGDETPNDEQSITEGRPDLTGGEDLADQEIYGTVTGMAAGSVTVRDRGGTTMTLVLDEDTRFLRQGQQAARGQLREGMQVRAAYDEDEGHYEATTVELLQGASAPQGK from the coding sequence ATGCACAAATGGACGTGGAGCCTGGCGGCGGTGGCCCTGCTCGGGCTGGCCTCCGGCTGCAAGGAGCGGACGAGCGAGACCCCGGGCCCCGAGAGTGGCTCGAAGGTGGTGAGCGGCAACCAGGGGGATGAGACGCCCAACGACGAGCAGAGCATCACCGAGGGGCGCCCGGACCTCACCGGCGGCGAGGACCTGGCGGACCAGGAAATCTACGGGACGGTGACGGGGATGGCCGCCGGCAGCGTCACGGTGCGGGACCGGGGCGGCACCACGATGACGCTGGTGCTGGACGAGGACACCCGCTTCCTCCGCCAGGGCCAGCAGGCGGCCCGGGGGCAGCTGCGCGAGGGCATGCAGGTGCGCGCCGCCTATGACGAGGACGAGGGCCACTACGAGGCCACCACCGTGGAGCTGCTCCAGGGGGCTTCCGCGCCCCAGGGGAAGTGA
- a CDS encoding peptidase M23, translating into MNVKNMMYAAAALVAGFAGVASAATANGAICDTAARVGSTTYYSCSGSSHTALDMSNGTCSEWNHRAMIAGSRYYAYYGGCAANCSGGTTCNGGAGNYYVVTGGSGWDFRQLHLNANTSSGSKTCDGCALGLVGSTGNSTGAHVHADNRQYGTRKSAWYTSKGTTCGSSAYCGNVVGYPTL; encoded by the coding sequence ATGAACGTGAAGAACATGATGTACGCCGCCGCGGCGCTCGTCGCCGGTTTCGCGGGCGTGGCCAGCGCCGCCACCGCCAACGGTGCCATCTGCGACACCGCCGCTCGCGTGGGCTCCACCACGTATTACTCGTGCTCGGGCAGCAGCCACACCGCGCTCGACATGAGCAACGGCACCTGCAGCGAGTGGAACCACCGCGCGATGATCGCCGGCAGCCGCTACTACGCCTACTACGGCGGCTGTGCGGCCAACTGCAGCGGCGGCACCACCTGCAACGGCGGCGCCGGCAACTACTACGTCGTCACGGGCGGCAGCGGCTGGGACTTCCGCCAGCTGCACCTCAACGCCAACACCAGCTCCGGCTCCAAGACGTGCGACGGCTGCGCGCTGGGCCTGGTCGGCTCCACCGGCAACTCCACGGGCGCGCACGTGCACGCGGACAACCGTCAGTACGGCACCCGCAAGTCGGCCTGGTACACCAGCAAGGGCACCACCTGCGGCTCCAGCGCCTACTGCGGCAACGTTGTCGGCTACCCCACGCTGTAA
- a CDS encoding DUF2378 family protein, whose product MPPEKVVFATAVEALFVRALGANLSSLARRRLSEAGLDLEKPLAVSYPLDDWKTFVHVASGALYSHLTPVEAHWWMGIHFMEGYLQTFTGRIVAELAPALGPRRMLERIGQDLRSGNNFSEVELVGHSPRHYELWMNDVLDDVPSFAAGFILRAQQLAGARGVHVDVASYDGTACTFDIRWREALPQAANG is encoded by the coding sequence ATGCCGCCGGAGAAAGTGGTGTTCGCCACCGCCGTCGAGGCCCTGTTCGTCCGGGCGCTGGGGGCGAACCTGTCGAGTCTCGCCCGGCGACGGCTGAGCGAGGCGGGATTGGACCTGGAGAAGCCGCTGGCGGTCTCCTACCCGCTGGATGACTGGAAGACGTTCGTGCACGTGGCCTCGGGGGCCCTCTACTCGCACCTGACTCCCGTCGAGGCGCACTGGTGGATGGGCATCCACTTCATGGAGGGCTACCTGCAGACGTTCACCGGGCGCATCGTGGCGGAGCTGGCCCCGGCGCTCGGTCCCCGGCGCATGCTGGAGCGGATTGGCCAGGATCTGCGCAGCGGCAACAACTTCAGCGAGGTCGAGCTGGTGGGGCACTCCCCGCGCCACTACGAGCTGTGGATGAATGACGTCCTCGACGACGTGCCCTCCTTCGCGGCGGGCTTCATCCTCCGGGCCCAGCAGCTGGCCGGCGCGCGCGGCGTGCACGTGGACGTGGCCTCCTACGACGGCACCGCCTGCACCTTCGACATCCGCTGGCGCGAGGCCCTCCCCCAGGCCGCCAACGGCTGA
- a CDS encoding AAA family ATPase — protein sequence MSPRPDHLQALPIERDESIRERVAALEVLSPREIDQRLSELGYRGQQEARRAASVLAYRHLQRLRRIHLEGLAPEPGTRENCLFLGPTGSGKTFLVELLFKEILGVPTVIVDATQFSETGYVGDDVTTMLSRLYEAAGGDVAWAACGAICMDEFDKLATSRSDARFAGQQTTKDVSGFGVQRSLLNLLSAPRADFPPDFGFTSRTPPMPLELSALTFIACGAFSGLKHTAEEMGGHKERMGFGRETGKRETAIAEKVTDDQIEQTTAFARYGFIPELIGRFSRIVSFSPLDTKTLGNILEDNVLRAYEREFSHEGLTLVVEPAVREWVVARALKRETGARGLRAALVPQLERAAYDHFGEPQVATVRLVLDGEQVRTVAD from the coding sequence ATGAGCCCACGTCCCGACCACCTGCAGGCCCTCCCCATCGAGCGCGACGAGTCCATCCGCGAGCGCGTCGCCGCGTTGGAGGTGCTCTCTCCCCGTGAGATCGATCAACGTCTCTCCGAGCTGGGCTATCGAGGCCAGCAGGAAGCCCGGCGCGCGGCGTCGGTGCTCGCCTACCGTCACCTGCAGCGGCTGCGGCGCATCCACCTGGAGGGGTTGGCTCCCGAGCCGGGGACGCGGGAGAACTGTCTGTTCCTGGGGCCCACGGGCAGCGGGAAGACGTTCCTGGTGGAGCTGCTCTTCAAGGAGATTCTCGGGGTGCCCACCGTCATCGTGGACGCCACGCAGTTCTCCGAGACGGGCTACGTGGGCGACGACGTGACGACGATGCTCTCGCGGCTGTACGAGGCGGCGGGCGGAGACGTGGCGTGGGCGGCCTGCGGGGCCATCTGCATGGACGAGTTCGACAAGCTCGCCACCAGCCGCTCCGATGCGCGCTTCGCCGGACAGCAGACCACCAAGGACGTGAGCGGCTTTGGCGTGCAGCGCAGCCTGCTCAACCTGCTGAGCGCGCCGCGGGCGGACTTCCCGCCGGACTTCGGCTTCACCAGCCGCACGCCGCCCATGCCGCTGGAGCTGTCGGCGCTGACCTTCATCGCCTGCGGGGCCTTCAGTGGCCTGAAGCACACGGCGGAGGAGATGGGCGGCCACAAGGAGCGGATGGGCTTCGGGCGCGAGACGGGCAAGCGCGAGACGGCCATCGCGGAGAAGGTGACGGACGATCAGATTGAACAGACGACGGCCTTCGCGCGCTACGGCTTCATTCCGGAGCTGATTGGCCGCTTCAGCCGCATCGTGTCGTTCTCGCCGCTGGACACGAAGACGCTGGGCAACATCCTCGAGGACAACGTGCTGCGCGCCTACGAGCGCGAGTTCTCCCACGAGGGGCTGACGCTGGTGGTGGAGCCGGCGGTGCGCGAGTGGGTGGTGGCGCGGGCGCTCAAGCGCGAGACGGGAGCCCGCGGCCTGCGCGCCGCCCTGGTGCCACAGTTGGAGCGCGCCGCGTACGACCACTTCGGTGAGCCGCAGGTGGCCACCGTGCGCCTGGTGCTCGACGGCGAGCAGGTGCGCACCGTCGCGGACTGA
- a CDS encoding pyridoxal phosphate-dependent aminotransferase, with amino-acid sequence MPRHPSYAPSVSGMSSSLYSALAERLASRPGEVYPLHVGDTWMEPPEGCRMEDFRVAEHPGMHRYAPVQGMPGLLEAIVERVRAKTGVATERSQVLVTTGATGALGAIIGGLVAPGEEVLILAPYWPLISGIVTAFHGRPVPVPFLDCEGPEALVAAVRERLTERSVALYLNTPNNPSGRVLPRGWVEALAELARREGLWLLSDEVYEDYVYEGEHTYARALAPERTLSSYSFSKAYGMAGNRCGYVVGPEEAVAQLRKVSTHSFYSAPTAAQLAGERVLRGPGDAWVARASARYRDTGTKAAARLGVPPPQGSTFLFLDVSAHLDEGGLAGLLERCVERNLLVAPGPSFGPFPHHIRLCFTCSPPEVVLRGVEVLAEILRG; translated from the coding sequence ATGCCCCGCCATCCCAGCTACGCCCCATCGGTCTCGGGCATGTCGAGCTCGCTGTACTCCGCGCTGGCGGAGCGGCTGGCGAGCAGGCCCGGTGAGGTGTACCCGCTGCACGTGGGGGACACGTGGATGGAGCCGCCCGAGGGCTGCCGGATGGAGGACTTCCGGGTGGCGGAGCACCCCGGGATGCACCGCTACGCGCCGGTGCAGGGGATGCCGGGGCTGCTGGAGGCCATCGTGGAGCGGGTGCGCGCGAAGACGGGCGTGGCCACGGAGCGCTCGCAGGTGCTCGTCACCACGGGGGCCACGGGCGCGCTGGGGGCGATCATCGGTGGGCTGGTGGCGCCGGGCGAGGAGGTGCTCATCCTCGCGCCCTACTGGCCGCTGATTTCGGGCATCGTCACGGCGTTCCACGGCAGGCCGGTGCCGGTGCCCTTCCTGGACTGCGAGGGCCCTGAGGCGCTGGTGGCGGCGGTGCGCGAGCGGCTCACGGAGCGGAGCGTGGCGCTCTACCTCAACACGCCCAACAACCCGTCGGGGCGGGTGTTGCCGCGGGGGTGGGTGGAGGCGCTGGCGGAGCTGGCCCGGCGCGAGGGGCTGTGGCTGCTCTCGGACGAGGTGTACGAGGACTACGTGTACGAGGGCGAGCACACGTACGCGCGTGCGCTGGCGCCGGAGCGGACGCTGTCCTCGTACTCCTTCAGCAAGGCGTACGGCATGGCGGGCAACCGGTGCGGCTACGTGGTGGGACCCGAGGAGGCGGTGGCGCAGCTGCGCAAGGTCAGCACGCACTCCTTCTACAGTGCCCCCACCGCCGCGCAGCTGGCCGGAGAGCGGGTGTTGCGGGGGCCGGGAGACGCCTGGGTGGCCAGGGCCTCCGCGCGCTACCGCGACACCGGGACGAAGGCGGCCGCGCGCCTGGGCGTCCCGCCTCCCCAGGGCAGCACCTTCCTCTTCCTGGACGTCTCCGCGCACCTGGACGAGGGGGGCCTGGCGGGGCTCTTGGAGCGGTGCGTCGAACGCAACCTGCTGGTGGCTCCGGGGCCCAGCTTCGGGCCCTTCCCGCATCACATCCGGCTGTGCTTCACCTGCTCGCCGCCCGAGGTGGTGCTGAGGGGGGTGGAGGTACTGGCGGAGATTCTGCGCGGGTAG
- a CDS encoding phospholipase D-like domain-containing protein, which produces MTLESLLLEVWPHVAAAFAVVANLLATGHAVLRKRDVRAAVAWVGLVWLVPLVGVVLYLILGINRIRRHARSLTLRQEHGQFPPKPGVAPCTPEQLAAEVPPAAHLASLARLVDEVVHHRPLLPGNKLVPLEASGGAYPAMLEAIEAARTSISLCSYIFDNDAAGRQFVEALGRAVERGVQVRVLIDALGARYDWPPITGRLRRAGVRVARFLPTLLIPARLPFMNLRNHRKLLVVDGRVGFTGGMNIREHFLPGHGDARDLHFRVEGPVVGQLQETFAEDWAFTTKERLHGETWFPPLEPAGPVMARGIPDGPDEDFETLRLTLLGALACARSTVRIVTPYFLPDSALITALNVAALRGVRVDVVLPEKLNLPVVQWASIAQLWQVMRPHSRVFLTAPPFDHTKLMVVDGVWSLVGSANWDPRSLRLNFEFDVECYDARLAMQLDALIEERLSRSRLITLEELNARPLPIRLRDGVARLLSPYL; this is translated from the coding sequence ATGACGCTGGAATCGCTGCTCCTGGAGGTCTGGCCCCACGTGGCGGCGGCGTTCGCGGTGGTGGCCAACCTGCTGGCCACCGGGCACGCGGTGCTGCGCAAGCGGGACGTGCGCGCGGCGGTGGCCTGGGTGGGACTGGTGTGGCTGGTGCCCCTGGTGGGGGTGGTGCTGTACCTGATTCTCGGCATCAACCGCATCCGCCGCCACGCCCGCTCGCTGACGCTGCGCCAGGAGCATGGCCAGTTCCCCCCGAAGCCCGGGGTGGCCCCGTGCACACCGGAGCAGCTCGCGGCGGAGGTGCCTCCGGCGGCGCACCTGGCCTCGCTGGCCCGCCTGGTGGACGAGGTGGTGCATCACCGGCCGCTGCTGCCGGGCAACAAGCTGGTGCCGCTGGAGGCCAGCGGTGGCGCCTACCCGGCCATGCTGGAGGCCATCGAGGCGGCGCGCACCTCCATCTCCCTGTGCAGCTACATCTTCGACAACGACGCGGCGGGCCGGCAGTTCGTGGAGGCGCTGGGGCGGGCGGTGGAGCGCGGGGTGCAGGTGCGCGTGCTCATCGACGCGTTGGGCGCGCGCTACGACTGGCCGCCCATCACCGGCCGCCTGCGCCGCGCCGGGGTGCGGGTGGCGCGCTTCCTGCCCACGCTGCTGATACCGGCGCGCCTGCCCTTCATGAACCTGCGCAACCACCGCAAGCTGCTGGTGGTGGATGGCCGCGTGGGCTTCACCGGGGGGATGAACATCCGCGAGCACTTCCTGCCGGGCCACGGTGACGCGCGAGACCTGCACTTCCGCGTGGAGGGGCCGGTGGTGGGGCAGCTGCAGGAGACGTTCGCCGAGGACTGGGCCTTCACCACGAAGGAGCGCCTGCACGGGGAGACGTGGTTTCCCCCGCTGGAGCCCGCCGGGCCGGTGATGGCGCGGGGAATACCGGATGGCCCGGACGAGGACTTCGAGACGCTGCGCCTGACGCTGCTGGGAGCGCTGGCGTGCGCGCGGAGCACGGTGCGCATCGTCACGCCGTACTTCCTCCCGGACTCGGCGCTCATCACCGCGCTGAACGTGGCGGCGCTGCGGGGCGTGCGGGTGGACGTGGTGCTGCCCGAGAAGCTCAACCTCCCGGTGGTGCAGTGGGCCTCCATCGCGCAGCTGTGGCAGGTGATGCGCCCCCACAGCCGCGTCTTCCTCACCGCGCCGCCGTTCGATCACACCAAGCTGATGGTGGTGGACGGGGTGTGGTCACTCGTGGGCTCGGCGAACTGGGACCCGCGCTCGCTGCGGCTCAACTTCGAGTTCGACGTGGAGTGCTACGACGCGCGGCTGGCGATGCAGCTGGACGCGCTCATCGAGGAGCGGCTGTCGCGCTCACGGCTCATCACGCTGGAGGAGCTGAATGCACGGCCGCTGCCCATCCGCCTGAGGGACGGCGTGGCCCGGCTGCTGTCGCCATACCTGTAG
- a CDS encoding Rieske 2Fe-2S domain-containing protein: protein MESLPNAPLPDVTRFFHPVLPARKLKDKPVRVELAGRAYALFRDAQGRPAALADACPHRMAPLSAGRVTREGQLECPYHGWRFDADGRGRSPSQPELKKCDARAFQLVERFGYLWLSARDTPLSAFPDFAPEGYGFNGAFSMLFRAPLHVTLDNFSEDEHTPFVHTRLGWDRSQTKDISYEAHNLEDRTEVRYRAPQRRSFLIPLLLLRNGDFFQNHWVTRFDPVRTDYTLTWTGPAGEQRPFTTRAIIFFVPETAHTTRLHTFSFAQLHDERLRPLMPLVRRVTLVLSWFEIRDDARFIPLVAHTPYSLKGMRLGKYDKPLIHHRKLLERLYFAQGEASSPPTPLPLPEAANG from the coding sequence GTGGAGTCCCTGCCCAACGCGCCCCTGCCCGATGTCACCCGCTTCTTCCACCCCGTCCTCCCCGCCCGGAAGCTGAAGGACAAGCCGGTGCGGGTGGAGCTCGCGGGCCGGGCCTATGCCCTCTTCCGCGACGCCCAGGGCCGCCCCGCCGCGCTCGCCGATGCCTGCCCCCACCGCATGGCCCCCCTCTCCGCGGGCCGCGTCACCCGCGAGGGCCAGCTCGAGTGCCCCTACCACGGCTGGCGTTTCGACGCCGACGGCCGTGGCCGCAGCCCCAGCCAGCCGGAGCTCAAGAAGTGCGACGCGCGCGCCTTCCAGCTCGTCGAGCGCTTCGGCTACCTGTGGCTCTCCGCGCGCGACACGCCCCTGTCCGCCTTCCCCGACTTCGCCCCCGAGGGCTACGGCTTCAACGGCGCCTTCTCCATGCTCTTCCGCGCGCCGCTGCACGTGACGCTCGACAACTTCAGCGAGGACGAGCACACCCCCTTCGTCCATACCCGCCTCGGGTGGGATCGCTCCCAGACGAAGGACATCTCCTACGAGGCGCACAACCTCGAGGACCGCACCGAGGTGCGCTACCGCGCTCCCCAGCGGCGCTCCTTCCTCATTCCCCTGCTGCTGCTGCGCAACGGGGACTTCTTCCAGAACCACTGGGTGACGCGCTTCGATCCGGTGCGCACCGACTACACCCTCACCTGGACGGGCCCCGCCGGCGAGCAGCGCCCCTTCACCACCCGCGCCATCATCTTCTTCGTGCCGGAGACGGCGCACACCACGCGCCTGCACACCTTCTCCTTCGCCCAGCTCCATGACGAGCGCCTGCGCCCGCTGATGCCCCTGGTGCGCCGGGTCACGCTCGTCCTGAGCTGGTTCGAGATTCGCGACGACGCGCGCTTCATCCCCCTGGTGGCCCACACCCCCTACAGCCTCAAGGGCATGCGGCTGGGCAAGTACGACAAGCCCCTCATCCACCACCGCAAGCTGCTCGAGCGCCTCTACTTCGCCCAGGGCGAGGCCTCCTCTCCGCCCACGCCCCTCCCGTTGCCCGAGGCCGCCAACGGCTGA
- a CDS encoding C40 family peptidase, giving the protein MSYRIKSGDTLSGIASRYKTSVSALMKANPQIKNANLIYAGKSLNIPGSRDSYDHGPTRPGGNRPGGSPSTGGTQAPGSTGTPSRGPGGSPFDIAKAQLGKNAGSLKLEKGGVGSDMEDWVPNNVNCANFVSACLEQAGQIKNGQHHNAVVGLQANLDKDPNFKRVSLSQAKPGDVVSMKTPGGHHVVMFAGWKNGKPEFIGSNNINSDGSQRISMTQMNYPIMSIHQYRG; this is encoded by the coding sequence ATGAGCTACCGCATCAAGTCCGGTGACACGCTGTCGGGTATCGCGAGCCGCTACAAGACGTCGGTCAGCGCGCTGATGAAGGCCAACCCGCAGATCAAGAACGCCAACCTGATCTACGCGGGCAAGTCGCTGAACATCCCGGGCTCGCGCGACAGCTACGACCACGGTCCCACGCGGCCCGGTGGCAATCGTCCGGGGGGCAGTCCCTCCACGGGTGGGACGCAGGCGCCGGGCTCGACGGGCACGCCCTCGCGGGGCCCGGGCGGCAGCCCGTTCGACATCGCCAAGGCGCAGCTGGGCAAGAACGCCGGCAGCCTGAAGCTGGAGAAGGGCGGCGTGGGCTCGGACATGGAGGACTGGGTTCCGAACAACGTCAACTGCGCCAACTTCGTGTCCGCGTGCCTGGAGCAGGCGGGGCAGATCAAGAACGGCCAGCACCACAACGCGGTGGTGGGCCTGCAGGCCAACCTGGACAAGGATCCGAACTTCAAGCGCGTGTCGCTGTCGCAGGCGAAGCCGGGCGACGTGGTGAGCATGAAGACGCCGGGCGGCCACCACGTGGTGATGTTCGCCGGGTGGAAGAACGGCAAGCCCGAGTTCATCGGCTCCAACAACATCAACAGCGATGGCTCGCAGCGCATCTCGATGACGCAGATGAACTACCCCATCATGTCCATCCACCAGTACCGCGGCTGA
- a CDS encoding HEAT repeat domain-containing protein: protein MLHAHRSPTWRVALLAAAAWLLPAPAGAQDKLPIERVTCSFGNMLEDLRAGLKTGSPAYRKYLLQHLKEAARSMPPDELRAAVEQERDPAVLEALGAALATHAGFTEDPSVLQPLLKRASQDADPAARAAAVRGLRGTGSVETLSKNGHTVSYEQLIRDPSPEVREAVVGNLVQEDATVYSGHDRTVSETAVNTALASPDPEVAAKLLREVSMEQVGSETVRKLTGQLKSESPTLRAASASALGGVPGSESAGATSSLVELYRNEKDPAVRKAALQGIARLGLSGALPTLSSLRGVAPALDPEIAAWETVLRRGLQEWTLVLREKERIRK from the coding sequence ATGCTTCACGCCCACCGCTCTCCCACCTGGCGCGTGGCGCTGCTCGCCGCCGCCGCCTGGCTGCTGCCCGCCCCCGCCGGCGCCCAGGACAAGCTCCCCATCGAGCGGGTGACGTGCTCGTTCGGCAACATGCTGGAGGACCTGCGCGCGGGGCTGAAGACGGGCTCGCCCGCCTACCGCAAGTACCTGTTGCAGCACCTGAAGGAGGCGGCCCGCTCCATGCCTCCGGACGAGCTGCGCGCGGCGGTGGAGCAGGAGAGGGACCCCGCCGTGCTGGAGGCGTTGGGCGCGGCCCTGGCCACCCACGCGGGCTTCACCGAGGATCCCTCCGTGCTGCAGCCGCTGCTGAAGCGGGCGTCGCAGGACGCCGACCCGGCGGCGCGCGCGGCGGCGGTGCGAGGACTGCGCGGCACCGGCTCGGTGGAGACGCTGTCGAAGAACGGCCACACGGTGTCGTACGAGCAGCTCATCCGCGACCCCTCGCCCGAGGTGCGCGAGGCGGTGGTGGGCAACCTGGTGCAGGAGGACGCCACGGTCTACTCCGGCCATGACCGCACCGTGTCCGAGACGGCGGTGAACACCGCGCTGGCCTCGCCGGACCCGGAGGTGGCGGCGAAGCTGCTGCGCGAGGTGTCCATGGAGCAGGTGGGCTCCGAGACGGTGCGCAAGCTCACCGGCCAGCTGAAGTCGGAGAGCCCCACCCTGCGCGCGGCCTCGGCCAGCGCGCTCGGCGGTGTGCCGGGCTCCGAGTCGGCGGGGGCCACCAGCTCCCTCGTCGAGCTGTACCGCAACGAGAAGGACCCCGCGGTGCGCAAGGCCGCGCTGCAGGGCATCGCCCGGCTCGGCCTGAGCGGCGCACTGCCCACCCTCAGCTCGCTGCGCGGGGTGGCGCCCGCGCTCGACCCGGAGATCGCCGCCTGGGAGACCGTGCTGCGTCGCGGCCTCCAGGAATGGACCCTGGTGCTCCGGGAGAAGGAACGGATCCGCAAGTAG